The following proteins are co-located in the Roseovarius arcticus genome:
- a CDS encoding GntR family transcriptional regulator yields MLSEVEKGTRPDKATQTERLTQELEAEILNGDLSPGQRLDEMTLAERFAVSRTPVREALRILATSGLVELQPRIGAVVARPTVSEVMEIFELVGELEAVASRLACERMTDAHSLRIAEAYKECCEAVCSKDVSLYMDCNDIFHRAIHDAADNRALSGQLSQLSKRLTPYRRFITFRPERREKAEKEHEMLACALRERNGEAAALAMKDHVRMLADDALILARSLKL; encoded by the coding sequence ATGTTGAGCGAAGTTGAAAAAGGCACTAGGCCCGACAAGGCAACCCAAACCGAACGCCTGACGCAAGAGCTTGAGGCTGAGATTCTAAATGGCGATCTTTCCCCTGGTCAGCGGCTTGACGAGATGACACTCGCCGAGCGTTTCGCCGTTTCCCGCACTCCCGTCAGGGAAGCGCTGCGCATATTGGCCACAAGCGGACTGGTCGAACTACAGCCAAGGATCGGTGCAGTGGTAGCGCGGCCCACGGTTAGCGAAGTTATGGAGATTTTCGAACTGGTCGGCGAGTTAGAAGCCGTTGCCTCACGACTGGCTTGCGAGCGAATGACTGACGCTCACAGCTTAAGGATCGCAGAGGCTTATAAAGAGTGTTGCGAAGCGGTGTGCAGCAAGGATGTCTCACTCTACATGGATTGCAACGATATATTTCACCGAGCAATTCACGATGCGGCCGACAATCGCGCGCTAAGCGGTCAACTCTCGCAATTAAGTAAGCGCCTGACGCCCTACCGTCGATTCATCACGTTCCGCCCCGAACGCCGAGAAAAGGCAGAGAAGGAGCATGAGATGCTGGCTTGTGCTCTGCGTGAGCGCAACGGTGAGGCGGCGGCCCTTGCCATGAAGGACCACGTTCGGATGTTGGCCGACGATGCGCTGATTTTGGCACGGAGTTTGAAATTGTGA